From Thermotoga sp. Ku-13t, the proteins below share one genomic window:
- a CDS encoding M20/M25/M40 family metallo-hydrolase: MDRIERLSESIRFRTVVRKWEEFLKFHEFLERSFPLIHSKLKVHRINQYALLYEWNVGAEESLLFLAHMDVVPAEEEGWIHPPFSGEISDGYVWGRGALDDKSSLMALMEAVEGLLERNFTPKHNLLLAFGFDEETKGYMGAKKLAEHLENRRIRIKAILDEGSAIVESVFPGVDKPLALIGIAEKGFASFDLVAKGPGGHSSTPYRNAPIERMAKSITCISKYRSKPTLIGAVEDFLKTLGHFTAFPLNVVLKHPRFFLPLIDLFFSKLPTASAMLRTTMCVTMLNAGVADNVIPEQVTATVNCRIIPGETAKEVFERIRKIVEDLDVEVVRSEKWEVSDPVEESNTKTDFYQKLVETIEEVFPNAAVSTFLTIGGTDSRHYKRLCRDIYRFSPIKMTKNDLETVHGRNERISTQAYERMCDFYTNLMQKL; the protein is encoded by the coding sequence ATGGACAGGATCGAAAGACTCTCGGAATCGATACGTTTTCGAACCGTTGTAAGGAAATGGGAGGAATTTCTGAAGTTCCACGAATTTCTTGAAAGATCGTTCCCGCTGATCCATTCGAAACTGAAGGTTCACAGAATCAACCAGTACGCGTTGCTCTACGAGTGGAACGTGGGTGCCGAGGAGTCACTGCTGTTTCTGGCGCATATGGATGTGGTACCTGCGGAGGAAGAAGGCTGGATCCATCCTCCTTTTTCCGGGGAAATTTCAGACGGTTATGTGTGGGGTCGCGGCGCTCTGGACGACAAGTCCAGTTTGATGGCACTCATGGAAGCCGTGGAGGGCTTGCTGGAAAGGAATTTCACGCCGAAGCACAATCTTCTGCTTGCGTTCGGCTTCGACGAAGAAACGAAGGGTTACATGGGCGCGAAGAAACTGGCGGAACACCTTGAAAACAGAAGGATCAGAATCAAGGCCATTCTCGACGAAGGTTCCGCCATCGTTGAGAGCGTTTTTCCCGGCGTGGACAAACCCCTGGCGCTGATTGGCATAGCGGAGAAAGGGTTTGCGAGTTTCGATCTGGTGGCGAAAGGCCCTGGCGGTCATTCTTCCACTCCCTACAGAAACGCTCCCATTGAACGGATGGCCAAATCAATAACGTGCATCTCGAAATACAGATCAAAGCCTACCCTGATCGGTGCCGTGGAGGATTTTCTGAAAACGCTGGGCCACTTCACTGCCTTCCCGTTGAACGTTGTTCTGAAACATCCAAGATTTTTCCTGCCTCTGATCGACCTTTTCTTCTCAAAGTTGCCAACGGCCAGCGCGATGCTCAGAACGACCATGTGCGTGACGATGCTGAACGCTGGTGTCGCTGACAACGTCATACCCGAACAGGTCACGGCAACGGTGAACTGCAGGATCATACCAGGTGAAACTGCGAAAGAAGTTTTCGAAAGAATAAGGAAGATCGTTGAGGATCTAGATGTAGAGGTTGTGAGAAGTGAAAAGTGGGAAGTTTCAGATCCTGTGGAAGAATCAAACACCAAGACGGACTTTTACCAGAAACTCGTCGAAACGATCGAGGAAGTCTTTCCAAATGCTGCTGTCTCGACTTTTCTTACCATAGGTGGGACCGATTCGAGGCATTACAAACGTCTGTGCAGAGACATATACAGATTTTCTCCAATAAAGATGACGAAAAATGACCTCGAGACCGTACACGGAAGGAACGAGAGGATATCCACTCAGGCTTATGAACGCATGTGCGATTTCTACACGAATCTGATGCAGAAACTTTGA
- a CDS encoding ABC transporter substrate-binding protein — protein sequence MKKFFVIVLVLATVLSLAKIKIQFWHAMGGWRIEVIQNMVNEFMKLNPDIEVEVQYVGSYEEILAKTVAAIQAGTPPHVVQLNEISTQKMIDSGVIVPVQDLIDKDPTFDVGLFLPQVLNYYRVGGKLYSMPWNSSAPLLYYNKTLFREVGLDPDNPPRTFSELIEACRKLVKKDEKGNIIRTGITWPLYSWFFEEYMALQNQPLVDNNNGRTGKATKVVFNNKAALNFLELWNTLTKEGLMINTKRADWTAARQLFISQTVGMLISSTSDVALLMNESAKQGFELGTAFLPLPDGAPRGGVIIGGGSLWIIKQKNQAEVDAAWKLVKYLAEPGPQIVWHQATGYFPIRVDAIQQLLVQGYYAKNPHHLTAILQLLTSVQNYNTNGAIIGAFPEVRDAIETAIEKMISGALTPKQALDEAEKNANKAIKEYL from the coding sequence ATGAAGAAGTTTTTCGTGATCGTTCTGGTGCTCGCCACAGTTCTGTCGCTCGCAAAGATCAAGATTCAGTTCTGGCACGCGATGGGTGGCTGGCGTATCGAGGTCATCCAGAACATGGTCAACGAGTTCATGAAATTGAATCCGGACATCGAAGTTGAGGTACAGTACGTTGGCAGTTACGAAGAGATCCTGGCCAAGACTGTCGCTGCGATCCAAGCCGGTACACCACCACATGTGGTTCAACTGAATGAGATCAGCACTCAGAAGATGATCGACAGCGGTGTCATCGTACCTGTTCAGGATCTGATCGACAAAGATCCGACTTTTGACGTGGGCCTCTTCCTGCCACAGGTACTCAACTACTACCGTGTGGGTGGAAAGCTCTATTCGATGCCCTGGAACAGTTCAGCTCCTCTGCTCTACTACAACAAAACGCTTTTCAGGGAAGTGGGACTCGATCCAGACAATCCACCCAGAACGTTCAGTGAGTTGATCGAAGCCTGCCGGAAGCTGGTCAAGAAGGACGAGAAAGGCAACATAATCAGAACCGGCATCACGTGGCCTCTATATTCGTGGTTCTTCGAAGAGTACATGGCCTTGCAGAATCAACCGCTGGTGGACAACAACAACGGTCGAACAGGAAAAGCTACAAAGGTTGTCTTCAACAACAAAGCGGCGCTCAATTTCCTTGAGCTCTGGAACACGCTCACGAAAGAGGGTTTGATGATCAACACCAAGCGTGCAGACTGGACGGCGGCAAGACAACTGTTCATATCTCAGACGGTTGGCATGCTGATCTCTTCAACGTCTGACGTTGCGCTATTGATGAATGAGTCGGCCAAGCAGGGCTTTGAACTTGGTACCGCGTTCCTCCCGCTGCCGGACGGCGCACCGAGGGGCGGTGTGATCATAGGCGGTGGAAGTCTGTGGATAATCAAGCAGAAGAACCAGGCAGAGGTCGACGCAGCCTGGAAACTGGTCAAGTACCTTGCAGAACCTGGCCCACAGATCGTGTGGCACCAGGCCACCGGTTACTTTCCAATTCGAGTCGATGCGATCCAGCAGCTGCTCGTGCAAGGTTATTATGCGAAGAACCCGCACCATTTGACCGCGATCCTGCAGTTGCTCACGAGCGTTCAGAACTACAACACTAACGGTGCGATCATCGGTGCGTTCCCGGAAGTCAGGGACGCCATAGAGACGGCGATCGAGAAGATGATCTCTGGTGCCCTCACACCGAAGCAGGCGCTCGACGAGGCGGAAAAGAACGCGAACAAAGCCATCAAGGAATATCTATGA
- a CDS encoding YfcC family protein — protein sequence MQKSAFSINRNVFISSFLILFVLLIVAGFLTRVLPTGIFERHTIDGKTFVDFNSYRPLETKRLPIYRWFTAPIEVLLSPDGPRIVALLLFLLVVGGSFSILHETSVLNYAVFSLIVRFKNRKNLLIAMVTLVFMLFGSMLGLFEEVVPFVPIVVQLSLQMGWDEFLGLGMSILAAGFGFSAATFNPFTVLLAQSLAGLPAFSGLLFRILIFVAIYLLLICFLLRYSKRFDRNASMNEENIEAVDSATRMAFRSFVFFVILMITVILISFFFRALQTYLVPVITLIYLLMGFFCGLSANVGFLNVLKIFSRGLLTILPSTLLIMLAASIKHVVEQGMVMDTILYRAVSLLGSGQLRVALMVYLIVLALNFFIPSASAKAFLLMPLLVPIAQLTKLSRQTLVLSFTFGDGFSNMIFPTNPVLLISLSLANFSYFRWFKKTVLLQIFVFLVTVIFLIVAVLIEYGPF from the coding sequence TTGCAAAAGTCTGCCTTCTCAATCAATAGAAATGTTTTCATTTCTTCTTTCCTGATACTGTTCGTTCTGCTCATCGTTGCTGGTTTTCTGACACGCGTGCTTCCGACAGGAATCTTCGAGAGGCATACCATAGATGGGAAAACATTTGTCGACTTCAATTCCTATAGACCTCTTGAGACAAAGAGGTTGCCCATCTACAGGTGGTTCACGGCACCGATCGAGGTCCTGCTGAGCCCGGATGGACCGAGGATCGTGGCCCTCCTGTTGTTCTTACTCGTGGTCGGCGGTTCTTTCTCCATCCTCCACGAAACGTCCGTTCTGAACTACGCCGTTTTCTCTCTGATCGTTCGCTTCAAAAACAGGAAGAATCTTCTCATCGCGATGGTCACCTTGGTTTTCATGTTGTTCGGTTCCATGCTGGGTCTATTCGAGGAAGTTGTTCCATTCGTACCCATCGTGGTTCAGCTTTCTTTGCAGATGGGCTGGGACGAATTTCTGGGCCTTGGAATGAGCATTCTGGCGGCAGGCTTTGGATTTTCTGCTGCCACGTTCAATCCTTTCACGGTACTGCTGGCGCAGAGCCTCGCAGGACTTCCCGCATTTTCGGGTTTGCTGTTCAGAATCTTGATTTTCGTAGCGATCTATTTGCTTTTGATTTGCTTCCTTCTGAGATATTCGAAGAGGTTCGACAGAAACGCGAGTATGAACGAAGAGAACATCGAGGCTGTCGACAGTGCTACCAGAATGGCTTTCAGGAGTTTCGTGTTTTTCGTGATTTTGATGATCACGGTCATCCTCATATCGTTCTTCTTCAGAGCGTTGCAGACTTATCTGGTCCCTGTGATCACCCTGATCTATCTCTTGATGGGTTTCTTCTGTGGACTGTCTGCGAATGTTGGTTTTTTGAACGTTCTCAAAATTTTCTCCAGAGGCCTTCTGACCATCTTGCCATCGACGCTGTTGATAATGCTCGCGGCGAGCATCAAGCACGTCGTTGAACAGGGCATGGTTATGGACACGATCCTCTATCGGGCTGTCAGCCTGCTTGGAAGTGGACAGCTCAGAGTCGCTTTGATGGTGTACCTCATCGTACTGGCTCTGAATTTCTTCATCCCTTCCGCTTCGGCGAAAGCATTTTTGTTGATGCCCCTGCTCGTTCCAATCGCCCAGCTCACCAAGTTGTCCAGACAAACTCTGGTGCTGTCCTTCACCTTCGGGGATGGTTTTTCTAACATGATCTTTCCAACGAATCCCGTGCTTTTGATATCTCTATCGCTGGCGAACTTCAGTTACTTCAGATGGTTCAAAAAGACGGTGTTGCTGCAGATTTTCGTTTTTCTTGTGACTGTCATCTTTCTCATCGTGGCGGTCCTGATCGAGTACGGGCCTTTCTGA
- a CDS encoding carbohydrate ABC transporter permease: protein MKKRTRRIVRTLIVEILLIGASIFMFAPVFLALVMSIQPSEFVFSYPPKFLPRGFYVKNYADVFKIVPFARMMLNSAIIAVIITLGKLVTGSLAGYAYSNFKFKGSDLSFYILFATLFIPAEIVLIVPLFRIVGRFGWVNTYWAMTVPFLASATNTFLMQQHFKTIPKEFEDAARIDGATAMQYFLKIILPLSRPIIAGAAIINFTYAWNMYLWPMIVAMDDRMKTVQVAINMIINAESSNNWGIIMAGTMIALAPTLLLFFFLQDLFVKSLTSSGIKG, encoded by the coding sequence ATGAAGAAGAGAACCAGGAGAATCGTCAGAACACTCATCGTTGAAATTCTCTTGATCGGAGCGAGTATCTTCATGTTCGCTCCTGTATTTCTGGCGCTCGTTATGAGCATTCAACCTTCGGAGTTCGTGTTTTCCTATCCGCCGAAGTTCTTGCCCAGGGGTTTCTATGTGAAAAACTACGCGGACGTGTTCAAGATCGTTCCGTTCGCGAGGATGATGCTGAACAGTGCGATCATAGCTGTGATCATAACGCTCGGAAAGCTGGTGACCGGATCGCTCGCAGGTTATGCGTATTCGAACTTCAAATTCAAAGGTTCCGACCTGAGCTTCTATATCCTCTTTGCCACACTGTTCATCCCCGCCGAGATCGTGCTGATAGTTCCCCTTTTCAGGATCGTGGGCCGGTTTGGCTGGGTGAACACTTACTGGGCGATGACTGTCCCTTTCCTGGCGAGTGCCACGAACACATTTCTGATGCAACAGCATTTCAAAACTATTCCCAAAGAATTCGAAGATGCGGCTCGCATAGACGGTGCGACTGCCATGCAGTACTTTTTGAAGATCATACTTCCACTTTCAAGGCCTATAATCGCCGGCGCTGCGATCATAAACTTCACCTACGCGTGGAACATGTACCTCTGGCCCATGATCGTGGCCATGGATGATAGGATGAAGACCGTGCAGGTGGCCATCAACATGATCATAAACGCGGAATCCTCGAACAACTGGGGTATCATAATGGCAGGAACAATGATCGCGCTCGCCCCGACGCTGCTCCTGTTCTTCTTCCTGCAAGATCTCTTCGTTAAATCGCTCACGAGCAGTGGAATAAAAGGTTGA
- a CDS encoding sugar ABC transporter permease, with product MSRKLLPYLLLVPTFVIIVLFIYVPAVDSFYSSFFKVSAFGTRKVFVGWQNFVNLFQDSDYLYAVRFTLIYTAVTVLVSIFLSFFLALLLDQKVPGSRIYRTLIFAPYAVSHAVAGALWGFMLNPVVGHVNYLSRILFGVQAQWLTSRPFAAYSVIFATVWKTLPFNVIFYLAALQSISPELIEASIVDGANAWKRVWKIIFPLVSPITFYLVIMSIISCMFQSFAIIDVMTKGGPGGYTTNMIYKLFMDGFRFRKVGLAAAENVILFLIMLIVTIIYFVYGQRRVHYQ from the coding sequence GTGAGCAGAAAGCTTCTGCCTTACTTGCTCCTGGTTCCAACCTTCGTGATCATAGTCCTCTTCATCTACGTCCCCGCGGTGGATTCTTTCTATTCGAGTTTCTTCAAAGTTTCGGCCTTCGGAACCAGAAAAGTCTTCGTTGGCTGGCAGAATTTCGTCAATCTGTTCCAAGATTCAGATTATCTTTACGCTGTACGCTTCACACTCATCTACACGGCTGTGACGGTGCTTGTGTCCATCTTTTTATCCTTCTTTCTGGCCCTGTTACTCGATCAGAAAGTGCCAGGTTCGAGGATCTATCGAACCTTGATATTCGCACCGTATGCCGTGTCCCATGCGGTGGCTGGAGCTCTCTGGGGGTTCATGCTCAATCCTGTAGTTGGTCATGTGAACTATCTTTCGAGGATCCTGTTCGGGGTCCAGGCGCAGTGGCTCACCAGCAGGCCTTTCGCAGCGTATTCGGTGATCTTTGCTACGGTATGGAAGACACTCCCATTCAACGTTATCTTCTATCTTGCGGCACTTCAGAGCATCTCTCCTGAACTGATAGAAGCCAGCATCGTGGACGGTGCGAATGCCTGGAAGCGTGTATGGAAGATCATTTTTCCGCTCGTCTCGCCCATAACTTTCTACCTTGTGATAATGAGCATCATCTCGTGTATGTTCCAATCCTTCGCAATCATCGATGTGATGACGAAAGGTGGTCCCGGTGGCTACACCACGAACATGATCTACAAACTGTTCATGGATGGTTTCAGATTCAGAAAGGTAGGCTTGGCAGCGGCCGAGAACGTGATACTGTTCCTGATCATGCTAATCGTGACGATCATTTACTTCGTTTACGGTCAGAGGCGCGTGCATTATCAATAG